One Gadus morhua chromosome 13, gadMor3.0, whole genome shotgun sequence genomic window carries:
- the miip gene encoding migration and invasion inhibitory protein isoform X2, with product MSSPDGPKAFREHNQLKELRQQSECLQQVCSTHHTGGRDHGHGEHPDAVGFIEGTRRHIRTNPAKHAVSFAADLTSSQTMTSQSREVNNPPPPRHDRDMERRPAEVSVTLHSPEQDELTHSESHHYMPPLLGYDWIAGVLDAESCSMERSEQFFTNLRTFRSMNNDECVSRRPVRLLEDGPSAQLLLTDRDNTESTTDTHQCTFCYRINSRLFPVPLDPHECCPVCRKPKSTVPHTATQPALVRVSIPHSTIGPAYKYKAHRRCSFDPSDSLGLPSHCLAGWANTGQNKVPEADNLDLRGNLNVNKTPDLTQTEMDFPLSGVSGCRRGDQTTTVSRLARYSFQHLSPKRKYMRDTSFHVY from the exons ATGTCCTCACCAGATGGACCGAAGGCGTTTCGAGAACACAATCAGTTGAAGGAGCTGAGGCAGCAGAGTGAATGTTTGCAGCAAGTTTGTAGCACCCATCACACTGGCGGTAGAGACCATGGACACGGAGAACACCCAGATGCTGTTGGCTTTATTGAGGGGACTCGTAGACATATAAGAACGAATCCCGCTAAACATGCCGTAAGTTTCGCGGCGGACCTGACTTCAAGTCAAACCATGACATCACAAAGCAGAGAAG TCAataatccaccaccaccacgtcacGATAGAGACATGGAACGG agGCCGGCTGAGGTTAGCGTCACATTACATTCTCCTGAACAGGATGAGTTGACTCACTCAGAAAGTCACCACTACATGCCACCTTTACTTGGATATGATTGGATAGCAG GAGTCCTGGATGCGGAAAGTTGTTCGATGGAGCGCTCTGAGCAGTTCTTCACTAACCTGCGTACATTTCGATCCATGAATAATGACGAATGTGTCTCCAGGCGGCCTGTGAG ATTGTTGGAGGACGGCCCATCTGCCCAGCTGCTTTTGACGGACAGGGACAACACGGAGAGCACCACGGACACCCATCAAT gtaCGTTCTGTTACAGGATCAACAGCCGACTATTCCCTGTCCCCCTGGACCCTCATGAATGTTGTCCAGTGTGCAGAAAACCCAAATCCACTGTTCCCCACACGGCCACCCAGCCTGCATTAGTCAG GGTCAGCATCCCACACTCCACAATCGGGCCAGCATATAAGTATAAAGCCCATCGCCGTTGCAGTTTTGATCCATCTGATAGTTTGGGCTTACCATCA CACTGTCTGGCGGGCTGGGCCAATACAGGCCAGAACAAAGTACCAGAGGCCGATAATCTGGATCTACGAGGCAATCTCAACGTGAACAAAACCCCTGACCTCACGCAGACTGAGATG GACTTTCCACTGTCGGGGGTGTCTGGCTGTCGGCGTGGTGACCAGACGACCACTGTATCACGACTGGCTCGATACAGCTTCCAGCACCTCTCCCCCAAAAGGAAATACATGCGTGATACATCCTTCCATGTGTACTGA
- the miip gene encoding migration and invasion inhibitory protein isoform X1 — protein MSSPDGPKAFREHNQLKELRQQSECLQQVCSTHHTGGRDHGHGEHPDAVGFIEGTRRHIRTNPAKHAVSFAADLTSSQTMTSQSREVNNPPPPRHDRDMERRPAEVSVTLHSPEQDELTHSESHHYMPPLLGYDWIAGVLDAESCSMERSEQFFTNLRTFRSMNNDECVSRRPVRLLEDGPSAQLLLTDRDNTESTTDTHQCMLGAGTRCTFCYRINSRLFPVPLDPHECCPVCRKPKSTVPHTATQPALVRVSIPHSTIGPAYKYKAHRRCSFDPSDSLGLPSHCLAGWANTGQNKVPEADNLDLRGNLNVNKTPDLTQTEMDFPLSGVSGCRRGDQTTTVSRLARYSFQHLSPKRKYMRDTSFHVY, from the exons ATGTCCTCACCAGATGGACCGAAGGCGTTTCGAGAACACAATCAGTTGAAGGAGCTGAGGCAGCAGAGTGAATGTTTGCAGCAAGTTTGTAGCACCCATCACACTGGCGGTAGAGACCATGGACACGGAGAACACCCAGATGCTGTTGGCTTTATTGAGGGGACTCGTAGACATATAAGAACGAATCCCGCTAAACATGCCGTAAGTTTCGCGGCGGACCTGACTTCAAGTCAAACCATGACATCACAAAGCAGAGAAG TCAataatccaccaccaccacgtcacGATAGAGACATGGAACGG agGCCGGCTGAGGTTAGCGTCACATTACATTCTCCTGAACAGGATGAGTTGACTCACTCAGAAAGTCACCACTACATGCCACCTTTACTTGGATATGATTGGATAGCAG GAGTCCTGGATGCGGAAAGTTGTTCGATGGAGCGCTCTGAGCAGTTCTTCACTAACCTGCGTACATTTCGATCCATGAATAATGACGAATGTGTCTCCAGGCGGCCTGTGAG ATTGTTGGAGGACGGCCCATCTGCCCAGCTGCTTTTGACGGACAGGGACAACACGGAGAGCACCACGGACACCCATCAATGTATGTTGGGTGCTGGAACTCGAT gtaCGTTCTGTTACAGGATCAACAGCCGACTATTCCCTGTCCCCCTGGACCCTCATGAATGTTGTCCAGTGTGCAGAAAACCCAAATCCACTGTTCCCCACACGGCCACCCAGCCTGCATTAGTCAG GGTCAGCATCCCACACTCCACAATCGGGCCAGCATATAAGTATAAAGCCCATCGCCGTTGCAGTTTTGATCCATCTGATAGTTTGGGCTTACCATCA CACTGTCTGGCGGGCTGGGCCAATACAGGCCAGAACAAAGTACCAGAGGCCGATAATCTGGATCTACGAGGCAATCTCAACGTGAACAAAACCCCTGACCTCACGCAGACTGAGATG GACTTTCCACTGTCGGGGGTGTCTGGCTGTCGGCGTGGTGACCAGACGACCACTGTATCACGACTGGCTCGATACAGCTTCCAGCACCTCTCCCCCAAAAGGAAATACATGCGTGATACATCCTTCCATGTGTACTGA